From Halotia branconii CENA392, the proteins below share one genomic window:
- a CDS encoding DUF4926 domain-containing protein, whose amino-acid sequence MKLLDVVALTENLPKLGLHRGQVGTIVEEYEPGVFEVEFSDLTGKAYALETLNANQLMILYHQPIDEKTLV is encoded by the coding sequence ATGAAATTATTAGATGTTGTTGCTCTCACCGAAAACTTACCGAAGTTAGGATTGCATCGCGGTCAAGTAGGAACAATTGTAGAAGAATATGAACCTGGAGTTTTTGAAGTGGAATTTAGTGATTTAACAGGAAAAGCTTATGCATTAGAAACATTAAATGCTAATCAGCTAATGATTTTATATCATCAGCCAATTGATGAAAAGACATTAGTGTAA
- a CDS encoding DUF6887 family protein, which yields MTPNLSQMTNAELKQYLSKHRNDEEAFRSALKVLMQRRDPANRQPYPFDLANPESEVEAILREKFNQAE from the coding sequence ATGACACCGAATCTATCTCAGATGACAAATGCTGAATTAAAACAGTATCTTTCTAAACATAGGAATGACGAGGAAGCCTTTCGGTCTGCGTTAAAAGTTTTGATGCAGCGTCGTGACCCAGCTAATCGACAACCCTATCCTTTTGACCTTGCAAATCCTGAAAGTGAAGTCGAAGCTATTTTGAGAGAGAAGTTTAATCAAGCTGAGTAG
- a CDS encoding DUF6888 family protein: protein MPTQKQADTAIFLCQLLSNLYQSIQIFRYDQKLKTIYIQAGIDDEIALIINENGSWEFVI from the coding sequence TTGCCAACACAAAAACAAGCAGACACTGCAATATTCCTTTGTCAGTTGCTTTCCAATTTGTACCAATCAATCCAAATTTTTCGTTACGACCAAAAGTTGAAAACAATTTACATTCAAGCTGGGATAGATGATGAAATAGCGCTCATAATTAATGAAAATGGTAGTTGGGAGTTTGTTATATGA
- the psbV gene encoding photosystem II cytochrome c-550, translated as MFRRLIGVVVATILLTFQLSVSSATAVEMDKAIRTVPLNDQGDTVVLSLKQVKEGKRLFQYACAQCHVGGVTKTNQNVGLEPEALALASPNRNNIEGLVDYMKNPTTYDGEEEISELHPSIKSADIFTEMRNLTDDDLEAIAGHILLQPKVVGDKWGGGKIYY; from the coding sequence ATGTTTAGAAGACTAATTGGCGTTGTTGTAGCTACCATTTTGCTAACATTCCAGCTGAGTGTTAGTAGCGCGACAGCAGTGGAAATGGACAAAGCTATCCGAACAGTGCCATTGAATGATCAGGGCGATACCGTCGTACTCAGCCTAAAACAAGTCAAAGAAGGCAAACGCTTATTTCAGTATGCTTGTGCCCAATGTCATGTTGGAGGCGTTACCAAGACCAACCAAAACGTAGGACTGGAACCAGAAGCGCTAGCACTGGCATCACCAAACCGTAACAACATTGAAGGTTTGGTGGATTATATGAAAAATCCTACTACCTATGATGGTGAAGAGGAAATTTCCGAATTACATCCCAGCATCAAGAGCGCAGATATTTTCACAGAAATGAGAAATCTGACGGATGATGACTTAGAAGCGATCGCGGGTCATATTCTCCTACAACCAAAAGTTGTTGGTGACAAATGGGGAGGCGGTAAGATTTATTACTAA
- the petE gene encoding plastocyanin, which produces MKLIAASWRRFSLAVLTILLVVSSFAVFTPSAAAETHQVKLGSDKGMLAFEPAKLTIKPGDTIEWVNNKVPPHNVVFDAAKNPSKSADLAKSLSHKQLLMSPGQTQTTTFPADAPAGEYTFYCEPHRGAGMVGKITVEG; this is translated from the coding sequence ATGAAATTGATTGCGGCAAGCTGGCGACGCTTTAGTTTAGCTGTATTGACGATTCTTTTAGTTGTTAGCAGTTTTGCTGTTTTTACTCCTAGTGCTGCGGCTGAAACGCATCAGGTGAAACTGGGTAGCGATAAAGGAATGCTGGCATTTGAACCAGCAAAGTTAACAATTAAACCAGGCGACACAATTGAATGGGTGAATAACAAAGTGCCTCCCCATAATGTTGTGTTTGATGCTGCCAAAAACCCATCTAAGAGTGCTGACCTAGCAAAATCTCTATCTCATAAGCAGTTGTTGATGAGTCCTGGTCAAACCCAAACTACAACCTTCCCCGCAGACGCACCTGCTGGTGAATACACCTTCTATTGCGAACCACACCGTGGAGCTGGCATGGTTGGTAAAATCACTGTTGAAGGCTAA
- the petJ gene encoding cytochrome c6 PetJ has translation MRVFLLILLSAIVLLKLTFIQPALAAQTSNAAQIFNNNCAACHIGGGNILISQKTLKKEALSQYLENYNSDSIQAIIYQVQNGKNAMPAFKSKLSTQEILEVASYVFQKAEQGW, from the coding sequence TTGAGAGTATTTTTATTAATATTGCTATCAGCGATCGTTTTATTAAAATTGACATTTATTCAGCCAGCCTTAGCCGCCCAAACATCAAATGCTGCTCAGATCTTCAATAATAACTGTGCTGCTTGTCATATAGGTGGCGGCAACATCCTCATTTCTCAAAAAACTTTGAAAAAAGAAGCACTGTCTCAGTACCTAGAAAACTATAACAGCGACTCTATTCAGGCGATTATCTATCAAGTACAAAATGGCAAAAATGCTATGCCCGCCTTCAAGAGCAAATTAAGCACTCAAGAAATCTTGGAGGTAGCCAGTTACGTGTTTCAAAAAGCTGAACAAGGCTGGTAA
- a CDS encoding esterase/lipase family protein has protein sequence MPLPTVIVPGYLESAIAYRQLEQSLEQLGFPTVTVPLRRRDWIPTIGGRPVTPILQQLDCTVKQMLQKYQATQVNLIGHSAGGWISRIYLGDQPYAARGEVKSCVWKAHPLVATLTTLGTPHISQERWTRQNLDFVSNNYPGAFYKHVRYVCVAGKTIFGARRRGSWLAYSSYQLTCGIGNTWGDGITPITAAHLEGAENLVIPGVNHSPRSPGIWYGSPEILKAWVNYLI, from the coding sequence ATGCCATTACCCACTGTTATTGTGCCTGGATATTTAGAAAGCGCGATCGCCTATCGTCAATTAGAACAATCTCTAGAACAGTTGGGTTTTCCCACAGTTACAGTACCCCTGCGCCGACGCGACTGGATACCTACGATTGGTGGCAGGCCTGTAACACCAATTTTGCAACAACTTGATTGCACAGTAAAACAAATGTTGCAAAAATATCAGGCTACTCAAGTCAATTTGATTGGCCATTCCGCCGGGGGTTGGATCTCTCGTATTTACTTAGGAGATCAGCCTTACGCAGCCAGAGGTGAAGTCAAATCTTGTGTTTGGAAAGCTCATCCTTTGGTTGCTACTCTAACTACTCTAGGCACACCCCATATTAGTCAAGAACGCTGGACACGCCAAAATTTAGATTTTGTCAGCAATAATTACCCTGGAGCGTTTTATAAACATGTACGTTACGTTTGCGTAGCCGGAAAAACAATTTTTGGGGCTAGGCGAAGAGGGAGTTGGCTAGCTTACAGCAGTTATCAACTAACTTGTGGCATCGGTAATACTTGGGGAGATGGGATCACACCCATTACAGCTGCTCATCTAGAAGGTGCGGAAAATCTTGTGATTCCAGGAGTTAACCATTCTCCCCGAAGTCCGGGAATTTGGTATGGTTCCCCAGAAATATTAAAAGCTTGGGTAAATTATTTGATTTAA
- a CDS encoding WD40 repeat domain-containing protein — translation MARLIVKKVTAVLVITSISTIFGIGCDRLPLSKQVTSNVISLPIIKPTQTLKGHSAWVYAIAINSDGKTLASGSYDGTIKIWNLHTGELLHTFKGHTDAISSLSINNDDHVLASGSWDNRIKLWNLKTGTLIRTLDRHRDNVEAVAISPNGKLLASSSADNTIKLWNQDTGQELLTLQDAKWVKSVAFSPDSQKLACGTTNGLIQIWQLKTRSPTLIRTLARHSQAVRSVAFSTDGQTLVSGSEDKTIKLWRLNDGKILRTLTGHSGAVWSVAFSPNGQTLASGSYDKTLKLWRFSDGKLLANFAGHTKSVWSIVFSPDGQTLASSSSDETIKLWSVPHDTTSHTQAFEKIKHN, via the coding sequence ATGGCAAGACTAATTGTTAAGAAAGTTACAGCAGTCTTAGTAATTACTTCTATATCAACTATATTTGGAATTGGCTGTGATAGATTGCCGTTGTCAAAGCAGGTTACGTCCAATGTTATTTCTTTACCCATCATTAAACCTACTCAAACTCTTAAAGGGCATTCAGCGTGGGTTTATGCGATCGCTATTAATTCAGACGGTAAAACTTTAGCCAGTGGTAGTTATGATGGCACAATTAAGATTTGGAATCTGCATACTGGCGAATTGCTCCACACTTTCAAAGGACATACTGATGCCATCTCATCTCTCTCCATTAACAATGATGACCATGTACTTGCTAGTGGTAGTTGGGATAACCGAATTAAATTGTGGAATTTAAAAACAGGTACTTTAATACGTACCCTTGATAGGCATAGAGATAATGTAGAGGCTGTTGCCATAAGTCCTAACGGCAAGTTGCTTGCCAGTAGCAGTGCTGATAATACCATTAAACTTTGGAATCAAGACACAGGACAAGAACTCTTGACACTCCAGGATGCAAAATGGGTGAAATCAGTTGCTTTTAGCCCTGATAGCCAGAAGTTAGCCTGTGGTACTACAAATGGCTTGATTCAAATTTGGCAGCTAAAAACTCGTAGTCCGACACTTATACGAACCCTGGCAAGGCATTCTCAAGCAGTACGCTCTGTTGCCTTTAGTACCGATGGGCAAACCCTAGTCAGCGGTAGTGAAGATAAAACCATCAAGCTCTGGCGGCTCAACGATGGCAAAATATTACGCACTCTCACAGGACATTCTGGAGCCGTGTGGTCAGTTGCCTTCAGCCCCAATGGACAAACTCTAGCCAGTGGTAGCTATGACAAAACACTCAAGCTTTGGCGGTTCAGCGATGGCAAACTTCTTGCCAACTTTGCAGGGCATACCAAATCTGTATGGTCTATCGTTTTCAGCCCAGATGGGCAGACCCTAGCAAGTAGTAGTAGTGACGAAACCATCAAACTGTGGTCTGTACCCCACGACACCACCTCTCATACTCAAGCATTTGAAAAGATCAAACATAATTAA
- a CDS encoding ferric reductase-like transmembrane domain-containing protein, with translation MDDSPIANILGFTALASYLITLLPTILKVVFPQTKETGIPQFLLKRRRLIGIIAFLLALGHGFMMVQKRNFDFFDLKTLWIYIQGISTLLIFTVLAITSNDWSVKKLRKNWKKLHKLTYLSIFILTWHIWDKMLGHWTYLTPVSIISTMTIATLLIIRMWIENLNKQQKIESKVIPEKINK, from the coding sequence ATGGATGACTCACCTATAGCTAATATCCTTGGGTTTACGGCATTAGCTAGTTATCTTATCACCTTACTTCCCACTATTCTGAAAGTTGTTTTTCCGCAAACTAAAGAAACTGGCATTCCCCAATTTCTTCTTAAACGCCGTCGCCTTATAGGTATTATTGCCTTTCTTTTGGCTTTAGGTCATGGATTCATGATGGTTCAAAAAAGAAACTTTGATTTTTTTGATCTGAAGACACTTTGGATCTACATCCAGGGAATAAGTACTTTGCTAATTTTTACGGTTTTAGCAATAACTTCTAATGATTGGAGTGTAAAAAAACTAAGAAAAAACTGGAAAAAATTACATAAATTGACTTACTTATCCATATTTATTTTGACTTGGCATATCTGGGACAAAATGTTAGGACATTGGACGTATTTAACACCAGTTAGCATTATTTCCACTATGACAATCGCAACTTTATTGATTATCCGTATGTGGATTGAGAACCTCAATAAACAACAAAAAATTGAGAGCAAAGTAATTCCTGAAAAAATTAACAAATAA